In the Thermodesulfovibrio yellowstonii DSM 11347 genome, one interval contains:
- a CDS encoding 2-isopropylmalate synthase, whose amino-acid sequence MRRIKIFDTTLRDGEQSPGASMNVDEKIQVAKQLKKLGVDIIEAGFPIASPGDFEAVNRISKEVKGIVVAGLCRARDEDIERAAEALKPAEQKRIHTFIATSDIHLKYKLRMDRDQVIQAAVKAVKKAKQYTDDVEFSAEDATRSDWDYLCKVTEEVIKAGATTVNIPDTVGYTIPQEYGELIEYLMNKVPNIDKATISVHCHNDLGLAVANSLTAILKGAGQVECTINGIGERAGNAALEEIVMALKVRNDFFKADTGIVTQEIYRTSRLISKITGMVVQANKAIVGANAFAHEAGIHQDGVLKERTTYEIMRPEDIGIPSSKIVLGKHSGRHAFKKRLEELGFSLTEEEINRAFERFKKLADQKKYIFNEDIEALVSDEVLRIAEVYQLIDLEVASGTKKKPTATVKMKINGDEKEITVSGDGPVDSVYRAITELTGSKAELNKFEIKAITGGTDALGEVTVILEEGGHTVRGHGSDTDIIVASAKAYINALNKLALKNLKT is encoded by the coding sequence ATGAGAAGAATAAAAATATTTGATACTACCCTTAGAGATGGAGAACAGTCTCCCGGAGCATCAATGAATGTTGATGAAAAAATTCAAGTGGCAAAACAGCTTAAAAAACTTGGGGTTGACATAATAGAAGCAGGATTTCCTATAGCATCTCCAGGAGATTTTGAAGCAGTCAATAGAATTTCAAAAGAAGTTAAGGGTATTGTAGTTGCAGGACTCTGTAGAGCCCGGGATGAAGACATTGAAAGAGCTGCTGAGGCTTTGAAACCTGCAGAACAGAAAAGAATACATACTTTTATTGCCACCTCAGATATACATCTTAAATATAAACTCAGAATGGACAGAGACCAAGTAATTCAGGCTGCGGTTAAAGCTGTTAAAAAAGCAAAACAGTACACTGATGACGTTGAGTTTTCAGCTGAGGATGCAACTCGGTCAGATTGGGACTATCTCTGCAAAGTAACTGAAGAAGTAATAAAAGCAGGTGCTACAACTGTAAATATACCAGATACAGTGGGATACACAATTCCACAGGAATATGGAGAACTTATTGAGTATCTTATGAATAAAGTCCCCAATATAGACAAAGCCACAATAAGTGTTCACTGTCATAATGATCTCGGACTTGCTGTTGCAAACTCACTTACTGCAATACTTAAAGGTGCAGGACAGGTTGAATGCACAATAAATGGCATTGGTGAAAGAGCAGGGAATGCTGCTTTAGAAGAAATAGTTATGGCTTTAAAGGTAAGAAACGACTTTTTCAAAGCTGATACTGGAATTGTAACTCAGGAGATTTATAGAACAAGCAGACTTATAAGTAAAATTACAGGCATGGTTGTTCAGGCTAATAAAGCAATTGTTGGAGCAAATGCCTTTGCCCACGAAGCAGGAATCCATCAGGATGGTGTGCTAAAGGAAAGAACAACCTATGAAATAATGAGACCAGAAGACATAGGAATTCCAAGTTCAAAGATTGTTCTTGGTAAACATTCTGGTAGACATGCATTCAAGAAAAGACTTGAAGAACTTGGATTTAGCTTAACAGAAGAAGAAATAAACAGGGCATTTGAAAGATTTAAAAAGCTTGCTGACCAAAAAAAGTATATATTCAATGAGGACATTGAAGCACTTGTTTCAGATGAAGTTCTAAGAATTGCAGAGGTTTATCAGTTAATAGACCTTGAGGTAGCAAGTGGAACCAAGAAAAAACCAACAGCCACAGTAAAAATGAAAATAAACGGAGATGAAAAGGAAATAACAGTGTCTGGAGATGGTCCTGTTGATTCCGTGTATAGAGCTATCACAGAACTTACAGGTTCAAAGGCGGAACTAAACAAGTTTGAGATAAAAGCAATTACAGGCGGAACAGATGCTCTTGGTGAAGTAACAGTTATTCTTGAAGAAGGAGGACATACTGTAAGAGGACATGGTTCTGACACAGATATAATTGTTGCTTCTGCAAAAGCCTATATTAATGCCCTGAATAAGCTTGCTTTAAAAAATCTGAAGACTTAA
- a CDS encoding phosphatidylserine decarboxylase family protein: MIRKEGLPYIGGALFLSSFFYLLWLEPVAIAFAILSLFFLYFFRDPERTPPADPNVVVSPADGKVISIKQHGESFCDKGHTEISIFMSPFDVHVNRAPFDGIVKEVVYTPGKFFSAFKEKAYRENENIKITIQTQHGNIVVRQVAGFVARRVVCWIKEGDSLNKGERFGMIKFSSRVDICLPSFFKINVKVGDKVKAGKNIIASI; the protein is encoded by the coding sequence ATGATTAGAAAAGAAGGATTACCTTATATAGGAGGAGCTTTATTTTTAAGCTCCTTTTTCTACTTATTATGGCTTGAGCCTGTAGCAATTGCTTTTGCGATTCTCAGCCTATTCTTTCTTTATTTTTTCCGTGATCCGGAAAGGACACCACCTGCGGACCCAAATGTAGTGGTTTCTCCAGCAGATGGAAAAGTAATATCAATAAAACAACATGGAGAGAGTTTTTGCGATAAAGGTCATACTGAAATAAGTATTTTCATGTCTCCCTTTGATGTGCATGTAAATAGAGCACCCTTTGATGGAATTGTTAAAGAAGTGGTTTACACACCCGGAAAATTTTTTTCAGCATTTAAAGAAAAAGCTTACAGAGAAAATGAAAATATAAAAATAACTATTCAAACTCAACACGGCAATATAGTTGTAAGACAAGTTGCTGGTTTTGTTGCAAGGAGAGTTGTCTGCTGGATTAAGGAAGGAGACAGTCTCAATAAAGGCGAAAGATTCGGTATGATTAAATTTAGTTCCAGGGTTGATATATGTTTACCTTCCTTTTTCAAAATTAATGTTAAGGTGGGAGACAAAGTTAAAGCAGGCAAAAACATTATTGCATCTATTTAA
- the pssA gene encoding CDP-diacylglycerol--serine O-phosphatidyltransferase yields MRKKKIRDPDRKPAKGVYILPNALTLCGMFFGFYAIISAINGKFIYAAWAIILANIFDGLDGWVARLTRTTTRFGVELDSLSDLVAFGVAPSILIYKWALFDFGRVGFAIAFLFAACGALRLARFNIQSGGGIKSFKGLPIPGAATMIAATVIFCQDILNFTPQKNIFFPALTFLLSFMMVSNLKFHGLKEVDFKEKKPFWILLFFILLIFFIVIHPQIAIFTLASIYVLSGIIENIIILIKKRKQKPEVQDEKNKNI; encoded by the coding sequence GTGAGAAAAAAGAAAATAAGAGATCCTGATAGAAAACCAGCCAAAGGTGTTTATATCCTACCCAATGCTTTAACTCTTTGTGGAATGTTTTTTGGCTTTTATGCGATTATTTCAGCAATAAATGGAAAGTTTATTTATGCTGCATGGGCTATAATCCTTGCAAACATATTTGACGGACTTGACGGTTGGGTAGCAAGACTTACAAGAACAACAACACGCTTCGGTGTAGAGCTTGATTCTCTTTCTGATCTTGTAGCATTCGGAGTAGCGCCTTCTATTCTTATATATAAATGGGCATTGTTTGATTTTGGCAGAGTTGGTTTTGCCATAGCTTTTTTATTTGCTGCATGCGGTGCTTTAAGATTGGCAAGATTTAATATTCAGTCAGGAGGAGGAATAAAATCTTTTAAAGGCTTGCCCATTCCAGGTGCTGCAACAATGATTGCTGCTACAGTTATTTTCTGTCAGGACATACTGAATTTTACTCCTCAAAAAAATATATTTTTCCCTGCTTTGACTTTTTTATTATCTTTTATGATGGTTAGTAATCTTAAATTTCATGGACTTAAAGAAGTTGATTTTAAGGAAAAAAAACCTTTTTGGATACTTTTGTTTTTTATTCTTTTAATCTTCTTCATAGTAATTCATCCACAGATTGCAATATTTACACTTGCCAGCATTTACGTATTATCAGGTATAATTGAAAATATAATAATTTTAATTAAAAAAAGAAAACAAAAACCTGAGGTGCAAGATGAGAAGAATAAAAATATTTGA